A stretch of Blautia liquoris DNA encodes these proteins:
- the uidA gene encoding beta-glucuronidase has translation MLYPRNSESRSVINLDGIWDFKLDNGNGMKEKWFEKRLQNPIKMPVPASYNDLQEGYDFRNHCGLVFYQRDLTIPRALLESPDRLVLRFGAVTHKAKVYVNKELAAKHIGGFLPFEVELDKSGLHTHNLLTVCVDNRIDYSTLPVGREDHPDKNEANFDFFNYSGIIRPVFLYTTPRAYIENITIVPKIDAKKASLTYTVNTKNATSHDPEMDTSIHIELLTRDGELVSDEHKITGTLNVDSPCLWEPGNPYLYQVRVSFEDDIYEFLYGIRTVAVKGNKFLINEKPFYFRGFGKHEDTFPNGRGFNEVMNVKDLSLFDWIGANSFRTSHYPYSEEMMQLCDEKGIVVIDEVPAVGLNINFSGGANLHNGIEIGTFSPENEGGIRTALAHQKVIHDLIDRDKNYACVVMWSIANEPDGSAKGAYNYFKPLFDLARREDPQCRPCTMASVAMENYKDDCSLKLSDIYCLNRYYGWYIACGDLSRARDLMEKEMKFWNSTGKPFMFTEYGVDTISGYHNSTPRLFTEEYQLEYYKMNHDVVDQLDNFIGEQVWNFADFDTEENLTRVCGNKKGLFTRDRKPKLAAHYFRERWHQPDKYH, from the coding sequence ATGTTATATCCAAGAAACAGTGAATCACGCAGCGTAATAAATCTCGATGGAATTTGGGACTTTAAACTAGATAACGGCAATGGAATGAAAGAAAAATGGTTCGAAAAAAGGCTGCAAAATCCAATCAAAATGCCCGTCCCAGCCTCCTACAATGATCTTCAGGAAGGATATGATTTTCGAAATCACTGCGGTCTTGTGTTTTATCAGCGGGATTTGACTATCCCGCGTGCCCTTCTCGAAAGCCCGGACCGGCTGGTCTTACGTTTCGGTGCCGTGACACATAAAGCAAAGGTATATGTAAACAAAGAATTAGCAGCCAAACACATTGGAGGCTTTCTCCCTTTTGAAGTGGAACTGGATAAGAGCGGGCTTCACACACACAATTTGCTTACAGTATGTGTCGACAACCGTATTGATTACTCCACGCTCCCTGTGGGTCGGGAAGATCACCCTGATAAAAATGAGGCCAATTTTGATTTCTTTAATTACAGCGGAATTATCCGACCGGTTTTTCTGTACACTACACCGCGTGCATACATTGAAAACATTACAATTGTACCGAAAATTGATGCGAAAAAAGCATCTTTGACTTATACTGTAAATACCAAAAATGCTACTTCACATGATCCGGAAATGGATACTTCCATTCATATCGAACTGCTCACAAGAGACGGAGAGCTAGTTTCCGATGAACATAAGATAACGGGAACATTGAATGTTGATAGCCCTTGCCTCTGGGAACCGGGAAATCCATATCTGTATCAAGTTCGAGTCTCTTTCGAAGATGATATCTATGAATTTTTATACGGAATCCGGACGGTCGCCGTGAAAGGAAACAAATTTTTAATCAATGAAAAACCATTTTATTTCAGAGGATTTGGGAAACATGAGGATACCTTTCCAAATGGCCGAGGTTTCAATGAGGTTATGAACGTAAAAGATCTGTCTCTGTTTGATTGGATTGGTGCAAATAGTTTCCGAACCAGTCATTATCCCTACAGCGAAGAAATGATGCAGTTGTGTGATGAAAAGGGGATTGTAGTAATTGACGAAGTACCGGCTGTCGGTTTAAATATCAATTTCAGCGGTGGAGCTAATCTCCATAACGGAATTGAAATCGGGACTTTCAGTCCGGAAAACGAGGGTGGAATCCGGACCGCTTTGGCACATCAAAAAGTAATACATGATTTGATAGATCGAGACAAAAATTATGCCTGTGTCGTGATGTGGAGTATTGCAAATGAACCGGATGGTTCTGCAAAAGGTGCATACAACTATTTCAAACCGCTTTTCGACCTTGCAAGAAGGGAAGATCCCCAGTGTCGCCCTTGTACCATGGCCAGTGTTGCAATGGAAAACTATAAAGACGATTGCAGTTTAAAGCTTAGTGATATCTATTGTTTAAACCGCTATTACGGATGGTATATTGCCTGTGGCGACCTTTCCCGTGCCCGTGATCTAATGGAAAAAGAAATGAAGTTCTGGAACTCGACTGGTAAACCTTTTATGTTCACGGAATACGGAGTGGATACCATAAGTGGATATCACAATTCGACACCTCGTCTGTTTACGGAAGAATATCAGCTGGAATATTATAAGATGAATCATGACGTTGTAGATCAATTGGATAATTTTATAGGTGAACAAGTATGGAATTTTGCTGATTTTGATACAGAGGAAAACCTCACCCGTGTCTGTGGAAACAAAAAGGGACTATTTACCAGAGATCGAAAACCGAAACTTGCCGCTCACTATTTCAGAGAGAGGTGGCATCAACCGGATAAATATCATTGA
- a CDS encoding glutaminase domain-containing protein, with amino-acid sequence MIIKKTASVPLITHDPYFSVWSPSDHLYDADTMHWSRISQRMYGSLAVDGETYYFMGNHDDNKVLMQTCMELTATSTIYHFENEAVKLSVRFTSPLLLEDPLLVSRPCTYVDFDIEKKKDVVVSLHLELTAELVRYTKGKIIGGSHQASLPSGGSFHYATMSKANQAPLGHSGDNITIDWGTLYLASDSKGTKILFDGEEECLKGSAAIQDQKEKVSFVIAYDDLLSIYYFGNWKKAYWTEQYATILDAIAASLEDKKVVLKKAEQFDQRMEEAAEKSGGKEYAYLCNLSYRQSIAAHKLITDENGEIIFLSKENDSNGCIGTVDVSYPSIPLYLLHNTEYVKGMLRPIFRFSQLPVWEFDFAPHDVGRYPYASGQVYGLKNHKGEYDGENGNIAPFYHQFPKKCDIYEYHFQMPVEECGNMLVMTAAACLLDKNADFALPYMDILKQWTKYLIEYGDDPGEQLCTDDFAGHLSHNVNLSAKAIVGIEAYAQICRLAGSEKDYETYHEKAKMMAESWEDRAFDQDHYRLTFDGEGTWSLKYNTIWDKFFNSNLFSDQMYEKEIEYYLKKNQKYGVPLDNRKSYTKSDWILWSAALTDDLEQRKQFIEPVARYQQETESRVPFSDWYDTKTGKQNAFIARSVQGGIFMPILIDRMQFIGRQGTK; translated from the coding sequence ATGATTATAAAAAAAACAGCCAGCGTACCACTGATTACACATGACCCGTATTTCTCAGTCTGGTCACCGTCAGATCATCTTTACGACGCCGATACCATGCATTGGAGCAGAATATCACAGAGAATGTATGGGAGTCTGGCAGTGGACGGTGAAACATATTATTTTATGGGAAACCATGATGACAATAAGGTACTTATGCAGACATGTATGGAGCTTACCGCGACATCTACAATTTATCATTTTGAAAACGAAGCTGTGAAATTAAGTGTGCGGTTTACTTCGCCACTTTTGCTGGAAGATCCACTTTTGGTGTCAAGACCATGCACTTATGTGGATTTTGACATCGAAAAGAAAAAAGACGTAGTGGTAAGCTTGCATTTGGAACTGACAGCAGAGCTTGTTAGATATACGAAAGGCAAGATTATCGGGGGCAGTCATCAGGCTTCGCTGCCATCTGGAGGCAGTTTCCATTATGCCACTATGAGTAAGGCAAACCAGGCACCGCTCGGACACAGTGGAGATAACATTACCATCGACTGGGGAACGCTATATCTTGCTTCTGATTCGAAAGGCACCAAGATCTTGTTTGACGGCGAAGAGGAATGCTTAAAAGGCAGCGCTGCAATACAAGATCAAAAGGAGAAGGTATCCTTCGTGATTGCTTACGATGACCTTTTGTCAATCTATTATTTTGGAAACTGGAAGAAGGCTTATTGGACAGAACAATATGCAACGATTCTTGATGCAATTGCGGCAAGCCTAGAGGATAAAAAAGTCGTTTTAAAGAAAGCAGAACAATTCGACCAGAGGATGGAAGAGGCTGCGGAGAAGTCCGGAGGCAAAGAATATGCTTACTTGTGTAATCTAAGCTATCGTCAGAGTATCGCTGCACATAAACTGATTACAGATGAAAACGGGGAAATCATCTTCCTTTCCAAAGAAAATGATTCGAATGGATGTATCGGAACCGTGGATGTCAGCTATCCTTCGATTCCTCTGTATCTGCTGCACAACACCGAATACGTGAAAGGAATGCTTAGACCGATATTCCGATTCAGCCAGCTTCCGGTGTGGGAGTTCGACTTCGCACCACATGATGTCGGGCGGTATCCCTATGCGTCCGGTCAGGTCTATGGACTGAAGAACCATAAAGGCGAATACGACGGTGAAAATGGAAACATAGCTCCCTTTTATCATCAATTCCCGAAAAAATGTGATATCTATGAATATCATTTCCAAATGCCAGTGGAAGAGTGTGGGAATATGCTGGTTATGACAGCAGCGGCCTGCCTCTTGGATAAGAATGCAGACTTTGCCCTTCCCTACATGGATATTCTGAAACAATGGACGAAATATCTGATAGAATATGGTGATGACCCGGGAGAACAGCTTTGTACTGATGACTTTGCAGGCCATCTCTCCCATAACGTCAATCTTTCAGCAAAAGCGATTGTAGGAATCGAGGCATATGCACAGATTTGCAGACTCGCGGGCAGCGAAAAAGATTATGAAACTTATCACGAAAAAGCAAAAATGATGGCAGAAAGCTGGGAAGACCGTGCATTTGATCAGGATCATTATAGACTGACCTTCGATGGTGAGGGTACCTGGAGCTTAAAATACAACACAATCTGGGATAAGTTCTTCAATAGCAATCTGTTTTCTGATCAGATGTATGAGAAGGAGATAGAATATTATCTGAAGAAAAACCAGAAATATGGTGTACCACTCGATAACAGAAAGTCTTATACGAAGAGTGACTGGATTCTGTGGTCGGCGGCGCTTACGGACGATCTGGAACAGAGGAAGCAATTTATTGAACCAGTGGCGAGATACCAGCAAGAAACCGAGTCAC